A single genomic interval of Lacrimispora sphenoides JCM 1415 harbors:
- a CDS encoding ATP-binding protein, whose translation MENKLPLRIANILINALKGGVVPRIGLEYITVGRTQEIAAILHDIEMIEDGSASFRFIVGKYGSGKSFLLQTIRNYATAKGFAVVDADLSPERRFAGTKGQGLATYKELIQNLSTKSKPDGGALPLILEKWISGIQSSIRAQSDAEGEAFNRLVEKQIYAVAGSLEGMVNGFEFAKAVAAYWRAYQEDDAAMKSNVLKWFRGEYASRKEAKADLDINFIVTDETWYDFLKLFAIFLVNAGYKGLLVFIDELVNIYKIPNSITRQNNYEKILTMYNDVLQGKAKHIGFLIGGTPQCIEDKYKGMFSYEALRSRLAEGHFATDEMKDLTAPIIRLQMLTQEEVYVLVEKLRDIHAQLYDYTPTMSHEDLLYFLTVEYNRVGAGTHITPREIIRDFIELVNILHQNPNRSVSDILGSNSFEMAKGGLSDETIQSDFLDFEV comes from the coding sequence ATGGAAAATAAATTGCCGTTAAGGATAGCCAATATACTAATAAATGCATTAAAGGGAGGTGTCGTTCCCCGCATAGGACTTGAATACATCACCGTAGGGCGAACACAGGAAATCGCAGCGATTTTACATGATATTGAAATGATTGAGGATGGAAGTGCTTCTTTTCGATTTATTGTAGGTAAGTATGGCAGCGGTAAGAGCTTTTTGCTTCAAACCATACGCAATTATGCTACAGCAAAAGGCTTTGCTGTGGTTGATGCTGACCTTTCTCCTGAACGACGGTTTGCGGGAACTAAAGGGCAGGGACTTGCAACATACAAAGAACTGATCCAAAACCTTTCAACGAAATCAAAGCCGGATGGTGGTGCACTGCCGTTGATTTTGGAAAAATGGATCTCAGGCATACAGTCGTCTATAAGAGCACAGTCCGATGCTGAAGGCGAAGCGTTCAATCGATTAGTTGAAAAACAAATATATGCCGTAGCTGGTTCTCTTGAGGGCATGGTCAACGGTTTTGAGTTCGCCAAGGCAGTTGCTGCTTACTGGAGAGCATACCAAGAAGATGATGCCGCAATGAAATCAAATGTACTGAAGTGGTTTCGCGGTGAATATGCATCCCGCAAAGAAGCAAAGGCAGATTTGGATATTAATTTCATTGTTACGGATGAAACATGGTATGATTTTTTGAAATTATTTGCTATTTTTTTAGTAAACGCCGGATATAAAGGGCTATTGGTTTTCATTGATGAACTTGTCAATATCTATAAGATTCCAAACTCCATCACAAGACAAAATAATTATGAAAAAATTCTGACTATGTATAATGACGTGTTACAGGGCAAAGCAAAGCATATTGGATTTTTAATCGGCGGTACACCTCAGTGCATTGAAGATAAATACAAAGGTATGTTCAGTTATGAAGCTCTTCGGTCTCGCCTTGCAGAAGGACATTTTGCCACTGACGAGATGAAGGACTTAACTGCTCCCATTATTAGGCTGCAAATGCTTACGCAAGAAGAGGTGTATGTACTCGTTGAAAAACTGCGGGACATTCATGCACAGCTATACGACTATACACCTACGATGAGTCACGAGGATTTACTGTACTTTCTGACCGTGGAATATAATCGTGTTGGTGCAGGCACACATATCACTCCGAGAGAAATCATCCGTGATTTCATCGAACTTGTCAATATTCTGCACCAGAACCCAAATAGAAGTGTGTCTGATATTTTAGGCAGCAACAGCTTTGAAATGGCCAAGGGTGGTCTGTCCGATGAAACGATACAAAGTGATTTTTTAGATTTCGAGGTGTAA
- a CDS encoding TerB N-terminal domain-containing protein: MNKFDKKYKSVKIPGQISFFEEKENQLKQFLQNVTPVSYEGEVFAEIEIDGRTNNNQAFSTPQPQVVNPIVDENRKIFNEMRQIARDTQLPSNFNSHFYNKQTRISNSKVFYKQAVFMKDYEDDYNGYVEFSNYFPYYQQMSYAQLRTYFTWRTDVRKGNVTNVSLSYAFVYIYELIHNIGVADSQEGLDKLMFFWRAFKRFDSSIDKYMIKWIKDYHIYYDLPKPFKEFVCENNLQAHYAKVFMYETDMNDNFDLFCNVSKYDIRKSVFFTDDTKGQLSDCFCTVIHKLRVVFNRAGIIFDDLIFYPTNKMSVWTPFQDALFYSAIKRPDKKVVFSDKEIYICSKNNWSFSSTLFMNSGRQLIGYIMKQTESELRKVTKFKHKLSADIHLVDSELIKKLESVGLSLNDIIHEAVNEYY; this comes from the coding sequence ATGAACAAATTTGATAAGAAATATAAATCTGTTAAAATACCGGGCCAAATATCTTTTTTTGAAGAAAAGGAAAATCAATTAAAACAGTTTCTGCAAAATGTCACGCCTGTTTCCTATGAAGGCGAGGTTTTTGCTGAGATTGAAATTGACGGAAGAACAAACAACAATCAGGCATTTTCTACACCTCAGCCACAAGTAGTAAATCCTATCGTTGATGAGAATCGTAAGATATTTAATGAAATGAGACAAATAGCAAGAGATACCCAGCTTCCTTCTAATTTCAATTCTCATTTTTATAACAAACAAACACGGATTAGTAATTCAAAAGTATTCTATAAACAAGCTGTTTTCATGAAGGATTACGAGGATGATTACAATGGCTATGTAGAGTTTTCAAACTATTTTCCTTATTACCAGCAAATGAGTTATGCGCAGCTCAGAACATATTTTACATGGCGGACTGATGTAAGAAAAGGTAATGTCACAAATGTTTCATTATCATATGCCTTTGTTTATATTTACGAGCTGATTCATAATATCGGAGTGGCTGACTCGCAGGAGGGACTTGATAAGCTAATGTTTTTCTGGAGAGCTTTCAAGCGTTTTGACTCTTCGATTGATAAATATATGATTAAGTGGATAAAGGACTACCATATTTATTATGATCTCCCGAAGCCATTTAAGGAATTTGTCTGTGAAAACAATCTACAAGCACATTATGCAAAAGTATTCATGTACGAAACAGACATGAACGATAACTTTGATCTATTTTGCAATGTTTCAAAGTATGATATCAGAAAATCTGTTTTTTTTACCGATGATACAAAAGGGCAGCTCAGTGATTGTTTTTGTACGGTAATCCATAAACTTAGAGTTGTTTTTAATAGAGCTGGTATTATTTTTGACGATTTGATTTTTTATCCGACGAATAAGATGTCTGTGTGGACGCCTTTCCAGGATGCATTGTTTTATTCAGCAATTAAGAGACCGGATAAGAAAGTTGTGTTTTCCGATAAAGAAATATATATATGTTCTAAAAACAATTGGTCTTTTAGTTCCACATTATTTATGAATAGCGGTCGGCAACTCATTGGCTATATTATGAAACAAACAGAATCCGAGTTACGAAAAGTTACAAAATTCAAACACAAGCTGTCTGCTGATATTCATTTAGTTGACAGTGAGCTTATAAAAAAGCTTGAATCTGTGGGCCTTTCCCTTAATGATATAATTCACGAAGCAGTAAATGAGTATTACTAA
- a CDS encoding DEAD/DEAH box helicase, with protein MDVFNRLAPFIQDFIYQNKWEELRGIQVASCEVILGSDDNLLLSSGTASGKTEAAFLPVLTELYEKPSRSVGVMYISPLKALINDQFKRLEQLLADSHIPVCKWHGDASQTKKNELIKHPEGIIQITPESLESLLTNKRGACLQMFSDLRFVIIDEVHQFMRDARGVQLLCILERLQKLTGVNPRRIGLSATLGDVSLAQNWLNTGTGRICAAPIAEDGKKRIKLHVERFVNLHDERDIADNDSSDNKVVTGGNMGDREHFEYLFKMTLDKKTIIFTNSREETELVMANLREIALQKKAPDVYRVHHGNVSALLRENTEDEMKSSDDKIVTGATVTLELGIDIGSLDQAVQVGAPLSVSSFAQRLGRCGRRGQVPQLLFTFVEDIRINPADTLGPINWEFIRTIAIIELYIKDHWIEPIYPHHHAYNLLYHQTMSHLKSSGELSPAALAQAILTLGCFRHIPQEDYKQLLTHLINIEQLQRTEHGGLMIGREGEKIVNSHHFLTVFLAPEYLLVKDENRTIGTVDKIYPVGTRFALAGMTWETVDVNTKSKVIFVKKVPGISVVDWDVDFDVELHTVLVKKVRSILQGDLSYPYLSERCRERLTEIQYIARNSGILENLVTPLSDIKYAVFPWVGTRQLLTLHYALLKRNIRSKHPWITCVYLEVNFTGTKEELEYIISDIIKSDLDLYELPLPEKVQINGKYNEFIPFNLLRKQFIEDYLDFEGLKEANPWYS; from the coding sequence ATGGATGTATTTAACAGACTTGCTCCTTTCATACAGGATTTCATATATCAGAACAAATGGGAGGAATTACGTGGAATTCAGGTTGCCTCTTGCGAGGTCATTTTGGGCAGCGATGACAACTTACTGCTTTCCTCTGGCACAGCCTCTGGAAAAACTGAAGCGGCTTTTTTACCTGTGCTTACGGAGCTGTATGAGAAACCTTCCCGTTCGGTAGGCGTAATGTATATTTCACCGCTGAAAGCTCTTATTAACGACCAGTTCAAGCGCCTTGAGCAGTTACTTGCTGATTCACATATTCCTGTTTGTAAATGGCACGGTGACGCATCACAAACAAAGAAAAATGAGTTAATCAAGCATCCAGAAGGGATTATCCAAATTACCCCGGAATCACTTGAAAGCCTTCTAACCAATAAGCGTGGCGCTTGCCTCCAAATGTTCTCTGATTTGCGATTTGTCATTATTGATGAAGTACATCAGTTTATGCGCGATGCACGCGGTGTTCAGCTGTTGTGCATCTTAGAACGTCTTCAAAAGCTGACTGGTGTAAATCCAAGGCGTATCGGCCTTTCTGCAACGCTCGGTGATGTGTCTTTGGCGCAGAACTGGCTCAATACAGGAACTGGACGCATCTGCGCTGCTCCCATAGCGGAAGATGGAAAGAAGCGTATCAAACTTCATGTGGAACGTTTTGTTAACCTGCACGATGAGCGTGATATCGCTGACAACGACTCTAGCGATAACAAGGTTGTAACGGGCGGGAATATGGGTGATCGCGAGCATTTCGAATATTTATTTAAGATGACGCTTGATAAAAAGACTATCATCTTTACAAACAGCCGGGAAGAAACCGAACTTGTTATGGCAAATCTTCGTGAAATTGCATTACAAAAAAAAGCGCCCGATGTTTACCGGGTTCATCACGGAAATGTTTCTGCGTTGCTTCGCGAAAACACAGAGGATGAGATGAAATCAAGTGATGATAAAATTGTCACCGGTGCAACCGTTACATTGGAGTTAGGTATTGACATTGGTTCGCTCGACCAGGCGGTACAGGTCGGCGCTCCGCTTAGCGTTTCCAGCTTTGCACAGCGGCTTGGCAGATGTGGACGCCGGGGTCAGGTTCCACAACTGCTATTCACCTTTGTTGAAGATATCCGAATTAATCCAGCTGATACACTGGGGCCTATCAATTGGGAGTTTATCCGAACGATTGCTATTATTGAGTTGTATATAAAGGACCATTGGATAGAACCAATTTATCCGCATCATCATGCGTATAACCTTCTGTATCATCAAACGATGAGCCACTTAAAAAGCAGTGGTGAACTTTCCCCTGCAGCTCTTGCACAGGCTATCCTTACTTTGGGTTGCTTTCGCCACATTCCCCAGGAGGATTATAAACAGTTATTGACTCATCTTATCAATATTGAGCAATTACAGCGAACAGAACATGGGGGCCTGATGATCGGCAGAGAAGGAGAAAAGATTGTAAATAGTCATCATTTTCTCACGGTTTTCCTTGCACCGGAATATCTGCTTGTTAAAGATGAAAACCGCACAATCGGTACTGTTGATAAGATTTACCCAGTTGGCACTCGTTTTGCGTTGGCGGGCATGACATGGGAAACGGTTGATGTCAATACAAAATCAAAGGTTATTTTTGTTAAAAAAGTACCAGGTATTTCAGTCGTTGACTGGGACGTGGATTTCGATGTGGAGCTGCATACTGTTTTAGTAAAAAAGGTCCGCAGCATTCTTCAAGGTGATTTGTCGTATCCGTACTTGAGTGAAAGGTGCCGTGAACGATTAACGGAAATACAATACATTGCTCGAAATAGCGGTATTTTAGAAAATCTGGTTACCCCTCTTTCCGATATAAAATACGCGGTGTTCCCTTGGGTGGGGACACGACAGCTATTAACTCTTCATTATGCATTGTTGAAAAGGAACATAAGAAGTAAACATCCTTGGATTACTTGTGTCTATTTAGAGGTGAATTTTACTGGGACAAAAGAAGAATTGGAATATATTATTTCCGATATTATAAAATCTGATTTAGATTTATATGAGCTTCCTTTACCTGAGAAAGTGCAGATTAACGGTAAATATAACGAGTTTATTCCTTTTAACTTACTACGCAAACAATTTATAGAGGACTATTTGGATTTTGAAGGGTTAAAAGAGGCAAATCCCTGGTATAGTTAA
- a CDS encoding TIR domain-containing protein has translation MELNEFYEKIPDNDNLPTSGLIPYFMYYLLLNKDVVSASEIKNCYNNLRIKAYSNISSWLVKNSKGKSPMLIKYQNGYSLSRGCLTRISAELKEFKKEDTKPTLVVNVSHESKEITEMVVNKVFIVHGHDDLAKEQVARTIEKAGFEAIILHEKASGGRTIIEKIERYSDVSFAVVLYTPCDLGRGKECAEDRFRARQNVVFEHGYLISRLGREHVCALVKEDVEPPGDVSGVVYIRMDDAGAWKMGLAKEMELAGLSVNYSDFA, from the coding sequence ATGGAGTTAAATGAATTTTATGAAAAAATACCTGATAATGATAATTTGCCTACAAGTGGATTGATACCATATTTTATGTATTACTTATTATTGAATAAGGATGTTGTATCGGCAAGTGAGATAAAAAACTGTTATAATAATTTGAGAATTAAAGCTTATAGTAATATTTCAAGTTGGCTAGTGAAAAATTCAAAAGGAAAGAGTCCTATGCTAATAAAATACCAAAATGGTTATTCTTTATCCAGAGGTTGCTTAACTAGGATATCTGCTGAATTGAAAGAGTTTAAAAAGGAAGATACTAAACCAACTTTAGTAGTTAATGTTAGTCATGAATCGAAGGAGATAACAGAAATGGTAGTAAATAAAGTGTTTATTGTCCACGGACATGATGATTTAGCAAAAGAACAAGTAGCCCGTACAATAGAGAAGGCTGGATTTGAAGCCATTATATTACATGAAAAAGCTAGTGGTGGCAGGACTATTATAGAGAAAATAGAGAGGTATTCAGATGTTTCCTTTGCAGTAGTTTTATATACGCCATGTGATTTGGGGCGCGGTAAAGAATGCGCAGAGGATAGGTTTCGTGCTAGACAAAATGTTGTTTTTGAGCATGGTTATTTGATTAGTAGATTGGGCAGAGAGCATGTATGTGCGCTTGTGAAAGAAGACGTTGAGCCCCCCGGAGATGTGTCTGGAGTTGTATATATCAGAATGGATGATGCAGGTGCATGGAAAATGGGACTGGCAAAGGAAATGGAATTAGCGGGGTTAAGTGTTAATTACAGTGACTTTGCTTAA
- a CDS encoding tellurite resistance TerB C-terminal domain-containing protein produces MDETSLHKIRLEADDTQEKLIVPDTEPMMYFESSTVEASPVISQTVFADASVAMQDNWTSLFHILGEIEVDALKFILQGDTNLKHFADANGVMLEVLADSINEKAIDTIGDNILELDDSLTIYEEYINKIKEMV; encoded by the coding sequence GTGGATGAAACTTCTCTTCATAAAATAAGACTTGAAGCTGATGACACTCAGGAAAAACTAATCGTGCCAGATACCGAGCCCATGATGTATTTTGAATCAAGCACAGTAGAGGCTAGTCCTGTTATATCTCAGACTGTTTTTGCCGATGCCTCTGTAGCAATGCAAGACAATTGGACAAGTCTTTTTCATATACTCGGGGAAATAGAAGTGGATGCGCTTAAATTTATACTTCAAGGGGATACAAATCTGAAACATTTTGCAGATGCCAACGGAGTTATGTTGGAAGTGTTGGCTGACAGTATAAATGAAAAGGCAATTGATACTATTGGTGATAACATTCTTGAACTTGACGATAGTTTGACTATATATGAAGAATATATAAATAAAATTAAGGAAATGGTGTAA